The Hippoglossus hippoglossus isolate fHipHip1 chromosome 16, fHipHip1.pri, whole genome shotgun sequence genomic sequence CTTATGTAGtgtattctattttttttttgtgtgtaccATACACCAGTGAAATATACATTTCCATTAAATTGGACAGTAAACTTTTGGATCTTGAATCTGGAATATTGATATTTGCATTAAACTTAATTTGAATTATATTATAACTAGTTAGTTAAAGCtatgtaaaacaataaataattcaaaaaatgtgatttactTAACAACAAagaacattaaaacaacaaataaatcataaatgcTTTACAAATATTTCTGTTTGCAGATATCTTGTCTGTGAGTGATTAGCGTAAATGTCAGTGTACATTAAGTGTAAATATTCTACTTAACCTGGCAACCCAATGTAACTTAACGAAGCTACTTGCTATCTAATTTGTATTATGATAGCTGTGCgtgtttattcttttaaagGCCCTGGTCTCTTAAttatatctgtttgtttatctgtgacAAGTAACTcaaaatatgcattttcagTTGATGCGCCCCTCTTAATCCACGGAAAGATACAAAATGCAATCAGGATGGTATAGAAATGTTCATATTCATGGGGATTTAGGTTTTTTAGTGGAAAAAACTAAAGTAATGATCTTTTAATAGAAAAAAGATAAGAGAGGCTGGTTTAAAAATGGGGAACAATTAGATCAGGTAAGCACATATTCGgatatctgttttttttatttgacccaAAGCTGACCTGGAATGTACTTATAAATATGATGGAGAAAAAATGCTAAATAGTTTTGTAGATGTAATGAGCTCTCTCAAGGGGTCTGAATGGGGAGCCAGTAGAAGAGCTttgaagaatatatatatatagctctaattaagataagataagataagataagaagtcctttattagtcccgcaatggggaaatttgcaatgttacagcagcagaagacatcacataagTCGCATGCATTACTTGGGTGagggaatataaagaaatagaaatatacaacaatatatataaaaaatataaatgtgattaaactggtatatacagtgtaaagacatATATTATGTGTCAGAATACGTACAGTAAATGGGTTGCACATAATTAGATCAGTAATTGACTTTGGAAGTGTGGTATACAGGCCAGCAGCAAAAACCTTGCTAAATAAGCTAGAAAGAATACAAAATCAGGCAATATGCTTTGGGGCTATTAAGACCTCCCCAAATATAGCTGTCCAAGTGGAGATGGGAGAACCTCAGATACAAACAGCTAATGCTAAACTACTGGTCAAATCTTCAAggacacaaagaagaagaagaacccaACTGTGAGGGCCCTTAGACCATGCTGGGAAAGTGAGAAAGCTAAGACAGAGTGCTATGTATGGACAGCAAGTAAAATGGCAAAAGAGATGAGGTTACATGATAAAATAGTGCAACAGCTCCTTATCCTGTGACACCAACATAGTTATTTCCACCTGTATCATTAGACTTTTATATCCAAGAAAAATtgaagacagaaaaatgaaaaggaaatagGGTAGACATAGTAGAGGGAAGGTTAAGGACTACACACAATACCCTGTTCCCAATACATACAGATGGGTCAAAGGAGCCAAAAACTGGAAAAACTGGATTTGCTTTTGCTATCCCAGACCTAAACGTAAATATAAAGGAAAGAACACCGGATCACCTGACAGTATATACAGTTGAGATGTTGCCAATAACAATGGCATTACAATGGACATagcaaaataagataaaaaaggTTATAGTATGTTCAGACTCACTATCAGCATTGGTATCTGTAAATAACCAAatttatgttattgttaatattgttgaagtgtctttcttttattttattgtgaaatatttgctcgCTTTAAGGTCAGACAATCTCATTTCCGTTTTTGtattaaatgcttttattttgaaagtgaagttccgGTAGGGACACGGACTTCCTGTTATGAATCTGTAATTTCACAAAGGGAAAGTTTTATGTTTTAGCGATCCTCTGAAGAAGCACAAGCTCTTACGGTGTTGTTTAGGGAAGcttcaaataaacctgaaaacatcagttgaaaGTCTCCACCATCTTTCAGGGGGATATGCTACAAGTCTCGACCATAGTCCATGTAGTGATACAACTGCAGTGCAGATATTCTGtatgaaatatatgaaacaCTTTATAGACTACAAACTGAATTCAGATTCATGTGGATCCCAGCTCACAGGGGCATTGAGGGTAATGAAATGGCAGATTCACTTgctaaacaaacattaaaacaggaaaGAATTTTGGTGGTAGCTTTCAGTTAGGCCGAAGCCAAATCAATAATTAGGAGTAACATCATGAATGACTGGCAAAAACAATgggatgagggaggagaaggatgCCATCTATATCAACTAAAGCAAAAAGTGGGAGGAATGAAAACAATAGAGTTAAACACTAGAGAACAGACAGTTATATCAAGGTTAAGAATAGGACAAacagggttaaaaaaaacaatgcacttATAGGGAAACATCCATCAGGACAGTGTGAATGTGGTTTAGGAGAAGAAACTGTGGAACATGTCATCTGTCACTGCCAGAAATataacacagagagacaaactaCAGAAGGAGCTGAGAAAATGTGGGGTGGAAGAGTTAAACCTGAAGAATTTGTTGAATATTGGATAATGGAGATGTAAAgtattgtttgagtttttaaaagaaactggatTCATGAAGAGCATTaaagtttaagttttgtttttctttattttattttattatgtatttatttccgCAGACCAAACACTCTGACCCACACTCCAGCATtgtaggtggcggtaatgcacctttaACGTTAGGTGCAACCCgccattaaacaacaaaaagaaaaagaagaagatgcgcccctctgtggtcaacatgggagcacacactcactgctaacacacacacatacacacactacgGGGACCCGCCAAACACACTCAAATAGACACATGACAGGCCTGCTAGCTGAATTGTTTCTCCAGTCTTGTTAGCACTGGGTTGTTGTAATCATGTTTGTAGCGCGTAGTATCGCTGCGGATCATAGAGATCTGATCCACGATGTGTCGTATGATTTCCACGGCCGGAGAATGGCAACGTGCTCCAGTGACCAAAGTGTTAAGGTAAGTTGCTTTGAGCATCAgtttgctaacgttagctttcACCGCTAGCTAGTTAACATGACCCTCATCACAAGCGCCCTGAGCTCATCACTTAATTTTCGGACTTAAACAACATTAAGTATGTTAAATGCAGTTTTACCTTGTTTTATTTAGCTTAGGTGAGACATTTTGTTTGTAGCACATAAACTAGTGACGCTGTGGGGAAGTTGTATTGTAGTTGTATGTAATCTTTTCAGAGTTAGCATGGAGGAACAACATGAAACTCCCCAGTATGTATAGTACACTTGTGATTAAGAAGTTGTAATCTGATCGGTTCAGGACCACAAAGTGAAGACCTTATTAGTTTCCAGTTATGCCAGTGCGTGTTATTAGTTACTTGACATGAACACACGTACTTCAATGAAACTCTTGTTTACATGGTGATCTTATTTCTCTCAGGTTTGGGACAAAAGTGAAAATGGAGCGTGGCACTGCACAGCAAGCTGGAAGGTAAACCACCTGCTGCTTGATCACTTTTAACCTGTAAAAGCTTACGGCTTAAATGATATTATACCATCCAGTTAAAGCTAATACATTTGcataattttatttttgatttatcttttattcCTTGAGGATTTACGGATACAGCTTGAACTAGTGAGTTTATTGTCCTGTATTTGGGAAATTCAGTTTCACAATAATGCACATCATTCACATTCTCACCTTCAAACCAAGACccatgaaacaaacaacaaagcaaacagtACACATCATTCAATAATATTATTTTTGGAGTTCAGTGATTTGACAGAATCTCTATTCTCTTTTCCTCAGACACACAGCGGTTCAGTGTGGAGAGTGACCTGGGCTCATCCAGAATTTGGGCAGGTTCTGGCTTCCTGCTCCTTTGACAGGACAGCTGCTGTGTGGGAAGAGATTGTAGGCGAGTCCAATGACAAACAGAGAGGATTGAGCCACTGGGTGAGTACAACTGTACCACCAGATTCTGCTCTTTATGTTGCAGTTATAACAGGGATGATCATCCACTTACTTTGCCAaagttctttgtttttcatggaAGCTCTGACCCAAGTATTTCACATTGTTCTGCTTTAGATAAAGAGAACCACACTGGTGGACAGTAGAACTTCAGTGACTGATGTGAAATTTGCCCCCAAACACATGGGCCTGATGTTGACCACCTGCTCTGCGGATGGAGTGGTGAGGATTTACGAGGCTCCTGATGTGATGAACCTGAGTCAATGGTCCCTGCAGCACGAGATCTCCTGCAagctcagctgcagctgcatctcTTGGAATCCCTCCAGGTTAGAACACAACTTCACTTTGCATCAAAAAAATACTGTGACAATGCAGTGTCTGCAatgtatatgatatatatatatatatatatatatatatatatatatatatatatatatatatatatatatatatacaggtgcatctcaataaattagaatatcatggaaaagttcgtttatttcgataattaaattcaaataaaaaaattaaatgtattatcttTATGGTAGTGAAAACATTAGCTACACTATTTTTTTCACAATAGTATAATCTACAAATTGCTGTTACAGAACACAATTTGCTGTgtgatcattttaaatcaagACAAATATtgagttattgtgtttttctcccaacagagaaaaatgaaaagaatagaATAGATAGAGGCTACATAAGAGAGAGTTGATGTTAAGTACGCTGTAATGTCACTGAAGCCAGTCAGGTACATTCTATAGAATTATTATTGGAAGGGTATACAGGGCCTAGTGATTAATTCAATGACGTGATGACTGATGGAGGCATAGGCAAagctctatgagacaaattatgatttgtgaatatgggctttaaaAATTGGTTGAttggattttaaaataatttattaagcCTCACCTTTTAGTCTAGTCTACGGTTCTTGGTGCTCCTCCTGCCAGCACATACTGCTTTTCCCCACTCCTGTGAATCTAGTGCACCTCTCGTTGGTAGTGTCCTTCAagccagcgtgtgtgtgtgtgtgtgtgtgtgtgtgtgtgtgtgtgtgtgtgtgtgtgtgtgtgtgtgtgtgtgtgtgtgtgtgtgtgtgtgtgtgtgtgtgtgtgtgtctgtgtctgtgtgtgtctgtgtctgtgtctgtgtcggtcggtcggtcggtcggtcgaTCGATCGGTCGATCGACAGGCTGCGCTATAAATATCCAACAGCATTTCTCCTCAAATAATTGGTAGGAAAAGTACAGATGtgtacagaaaataataaaataaatgttggctgaattccatttagtgGCCCCAACTTCAGGGTCCTGGTGTTATGCATGCAGGCTCGCTTTCACATTGTCATGGCTAGCTGTGTTGCTTTAATAGAACAGCTCATTATTAATGTTATTGATACCTGTGCTTTTCCAACTATGATGAGTCCAATTGTCAGCTGTGAAAAAAGACCACTGCTGTTGGTCTAAAATGTAATACTTATCTTCTTGAAATTCCCCCACTCACTAAATTGTCACTGCTCCCCAGTAACCTGGCCTTACTTCATAGTTGAAATGGGTAAATACAACTGGATGTTTACATAACAACTTATAAGCTTTTGTTTCTAAACAACATAGAACTGCACCAAATACAGGTGGACTGTTGAACGCATATTTAAACTATGGCTGCAACTATTTTGATTATCGATAAATCTGttaattatttaacattatatttaattatttgtctgatttaattgattattaatcggataaaaagacaaaagccaCATAAATCCTTGCAAGCAGTTTATTTGAAAAGCAACTTCATCCTTAATGCTCTTTTTATATGTATTACACATATCTGCAACTTAATTATGACTATTCCAGTTTCAGATACCTACAATTAATCCTGACTAGTCATAATTCTAGTTCAAGATATCTAATTCGCCTCAATTTTATACCTTGTCAGAATGGTGTTGTCAGCATTCAACTGTAGATATTTATATCATCTTTATGAAAGATGGTAATAATTCAACAGAATTGTGGATATTTATGAAGAGAAGACCCATGCAAATGAATGACAAAAGTAGTTTGAATCTTACTACTCCCTGCTATTACAGATGTTAAAGATTTGAGTTTTGAGTGGTCAAACAaaattaaagattattttaacTAGTCAGAAACTCAGAATGATGTTATTGATATCTTGCCTAAACATTCTTACTCTTCCAAATGTATGACTAATGGAAATTATGTTGTTGATATGTGTAAAGTTAATTCTGGATAACCAAACTTGGTCAATGTTAGATTAGAGATGTTAAATTCAACATTCTCTAACCAAACCTTTATTTTAATGCAAGGTTTCTGCTGTGctaaaatagtgaaaaatgtgCATTACCTGATCTACaaatgaaattaatatttacaaaattgTGTGTAATTTTTAGTTCTGCATATTCcaatctatattttatttacagatttttggCTTCAACTTCACAGATCTGATAATTTTCTCTCTTGAAAAGCTTCTTGTGTACACAAATGTGAAACAATATGAGCTCCACTCAGGCCCGTAGGTCCGTACACACATTGTACCTCATTTACTAACGtgcgcagaaatgttcttactctccGCAGGAAATAAGTCTGTGCGCAAAATCGCCGCTGGTTTCATGACACGTGCGCACCAGCCgattttgttctcaccaccaTGCGTAtatttgtgaatcagaatcattctaaatcGACAGGTGCCTGTCTGCTCTCTGCATTTAGCATACTGCCACGCCTCTATTTCTCCATATAAGGACATCCGTTTGTCATGATGAGAGCGGTgtgctgaacagttgaagttatAAGAGACGACCTGAAAAGGTGAAAAACAGGACAATTTCACAAAGCATAAattgatgatgaggatgaaagggcGTCAATATCGTAgcaatttaatacatttggtcaatgcattagtaaattaaattattgctgtctatctactattttatttttttaaataaatggagttttaaTATACTACTTAgtcaaaagtgtgtgtgtttacattttccaggACAGCCGGGCCTTGACTATTTGTGCGTACGCATGGTCTGAGGAAATTCTAAATTTGTTCGTAGAGTACGAACAAATTTAGGTacgaacatattgatgaatcccagattcgTGCGTCAAACGTGCATACACACGGTTAAAGCACAGATTTGTGCGTACGcactgttagtaaatgaggcccattgaTACAACTACTAAGCTACTTCAAGATTGTTTTTTTGATAGACTGCTAAACTTGAATTTAGacagtgttttgatatttctCCAGAAAGTAACTTGAATTTCctttagttttcatttattttgttgttggaaagcttaatgtagattgatatattACTTTTACTCTACAAGCTCTTCCactaattttattttggagagatatGGGACTGTAAAAGCAGTTCTGACTGGGCtatttttgggggaaaaatgCCTTGCAGCCCATACTTTGTTTTcgtcagatttgtttgtatttaagatAAGTCTTTTAATAAAGATCATGTACTAAAAAATCATCTGTAGATTAATctaaaaaataatcattagattAATGTAAAAATGATGGATTAATGAGTTGgattaattgataaaaaaaataatcaataggtGCAGCCCTAGTGTACTGGGCCTCAGATCCACTGTAGCAGGAAGGAATAGAAAGGACTTGCTGTTTTCCCAGCAGAAAAAAGTCCTATTTTTAAGATGTTCCATTTATTGGTTGCTGTATAGAGTCTTCAGCTGGTAAATGGGTTTAGGTTTTTAAGTGTGGATTagaactcattacatttgtGAACATTTAGGGCTCAATTTTAATGAGGTACAAGTGCATTTAAGGCATGTTTCTAAACAGTTGACCTCTTTTAATCTTCTTGAATGTGTTTTGGGCGAAACCTGTCATAAAATCCACAAGTGTACCATCTCCAATTCCCTCTTAAAAGACATCAGCATTGAATTTTGATTTTGAGCATTTTAGCTTGAGCactgaattttttttctccctacCAACCAGCTCTCGTGCACATCCGCCAATGTTTGCAGTGGGGAGTGACGACAGCAACGTGTCATACGGTGGGAAAGTTCAGATCTATGAGTACAATGAAAATACAAGGTATGTGTCCTTTAGGGTTACTTTAACCATTTTTGAAGTTAAccaatataaacaaaaaaaatttgtacatttttgttaaatgtaatgtttttttttttaaattatttatcaatgtttaaaaGGAAATATGCTAAAGCAGAGACGCTGATGACCGTCACTGATGCAGTCCCATGACATTGCATTTGCTCCAAGACCTGGGAAGATCCTTCCATGTCCTTGCCATAGCAACCAAAGATGTCCGAATCTTTTAAGCTCGTTCCTATGAGGTGATCGATTCCGTTTTTTCCTATGTTAATTGTCAAAGTTGTCATATGAAGGACTCAAACATAGAGGTTGTAGTGTCATTGCTTTAAACCTGCCTTCTACGTGTCAGTGAATCTTCAAAAAtgacataaatatataattttttttatatctttgatCCATCTGACAGGAAGGATAGCACCTCTACAGGACCCACAAAGTTTGAAGTGCAGATTATGGCTCAGTTTGACAACCACAACTCCCAGGTGTGGCGTGTGAGCTGGAACATCACAAGCACCCTGCTGGCCTCCTCTGGGGATGATGGCTGTGTGCGGCTCTGGAAAGGTTGGGAGGATTTTTTTGGTGTTGCCTGCTGTTAATGACTGCtcatttctcttcatttcattttgaaaaagccagttttctttttaataaaagatTTAGAATACCGGTTTTATGAGTAAGCATAGACTCTCA encodes the following:
- the seh1l gene encoding LOW QUALITY PROTEIN: nucleoporin SEH1 (The sequence of the model RefSeq protein was modified relative to this genomic sequence to represent the inferred CDS: inserted 5 bases in 3 codons; deleted 5 bases in 4 codons; substituted 1 base at 1 genomic stop codon) — translated: MFVARSIAADHRDLIHDVSYDFHGRRMATCSSDQSVKVWDKSENGAWHCTASWKTHSGSVWRVTWAHPEFGQVLASCSFDRTAAVWEEIVGESNDKQRGLSHWIKRTTLVDSRTSVTDVKFAPKHMGLMLTTCSADGVVRIYEAPDVMNLSQWSLQHEISCKLSCSCISWNPSSSRAHPPMFAVGSDDSNVSYGGKVQIYEYNENTRKYAKAETLMTVTDAVHDIAFAPDLGRSFHVLAIATKDVRIFKLVPMRKDSTSTGPTKFEVQIMAQFDNHNSQVWRVSWNITSTLLASSGDDGCVRLWKANYMDNWKCAPGILKGDGSPLTAQSGQPTXMSTIVGSSVQTPQNCTERXLSAGRYFFPPLDSPRAGTRYGHXAAPSSLIEHCDASPXSASTQALPHRHSSRSLLTLPDG